The nucleotide window GAATCCCGAACCATAAGAAGTATGGCCGTGATTTCCCATACTTGGAATGCGTGTGGTCGATTAAAAATCCATAGACCACACCATCAAAGGCATCAATGAATCGAACGACTAAGAATAGCGTTCCCACGAAGGCTGGCGAAATTCCCATGACCGTCGTGTAATAGAACAACAGGTACAAACCAACAATTTGCCAAATCAAGTTGCCGGCCAAGTCGGTTGATCCATAGAAGAAACGCTGTTTCCACAACTGAAGCTTACTCATAATAAAAACCTCCCCCAAAGTCTAAGATAAATAATTGCACACACTCTTGTAACCGCTTACAGATACAGCATACCCAAAACTGGGTAACTTGATAATCCACATATCTAACTACCCACTTACCTTTTCTAACCTACTATCAACTGACCAGACTACCACTTAACAACCGTCAAGTTAACCTTTATCGTCGACTCTATCATAATCGATTCTGTCTGTCAGGCCAGTGTTTAGTCCCTTCATTAGTTTCCCAACCTAACTTTTTGCTTAGTTGGGATAAATGGCCGCCTCCGGCCGCCAGGGCGGGCACCTGCTGTGGGGGACGCTTCCGGCCTGAGAACCGGTCCTCCAGCTCGGCTTGAAGCTTCGGCAGCCCACCGAATCTCCAAGCCCGCCCCACGCTGTAGACGGCCACAGAACGCCCGTCAACACCGTCGACACAGCTGGTACCCACCCTGGCAACCTCCGGCTACATTAGTCGACTATTTCACCGTTAGTTATTTCTAATTATCAATGTTGGTGAGTCTCAATCGTTTACTATTAATCATTAGCTGAGTATTAAAGGTAACTGTCATTTCTAACCAGTCGGTCGAGGGAGCGTCCTGATACTTTTACTAACGAAATTCGCCAGAAATTTGTCACCCAAATACTGGTGAAAGTTCAAAATTCGTTGAGAATGCTGCTAAATTTGACCTATTCACTTAAACGGACTTAAAAAATGCTACTGCAACAGCCTCGATGGCAGTTACAGTAGCATTTTAAAACTTCTCAAATTTTGGAATCTTGAACCCATTTATTTTCTGATCACCGGCAATGAATAATGTCTGCTAGCACTTACGAGTTGAAATCCGCTAGTCCCCGTATTCTAACTCGCCAAAGAAGTAGGGCTTACCATTGACGGTGTAGTTGGTCCAAGTACCGTACAGATCAAAAACATCGTCCATTGGCAGCATCCCCAAGTTGCCAGTCGTCTTCTTATTTGTAATCGTCAGGCGGTAATGGTGCTTGCCGACCTTTTTGTTAGGCAGTCCCTTCAATGCCTTAGCGTAGTCAACCGTAGTCGTGTTGCCCTTCACGGTGACCTTCGACGCTTTCACAGAACGCGTCGGCTTGTAGTTTTGACTCGTGCCTGCCCAGCGTTGGCTCATGAGTCCGGAATCTTTAGCCATCTGGGCCTTACTATAGTACTGCAAGTAGTTATCCAGCGTCAGGAAAAAGCCGGGCGTGGGTGCCGCGTTAGTGTTGTCACTATTGGCAGTGTACCCCTTTCCAACCTTAAAGATTTGTGTGCGAATAGGTGCCTTCAAGCTGACCCGTTTGAAATTTGCCTTGGTAAACGGAATCGTGGCCCGTTCCTTATACTTCAGCTGATTAGCCCGCGCATAGTTCACGACGCCATAGGTGAACAGGGCCGTCGTCTTAACGCCACCGTTGGCCGTCCCCGTTGACATCGTACTCTCAGCATTTAGCAGCGTGTTCTTCTTCACCTTGACCTGGTGATACTTGCCATTTTTCTTCTGATAAATACCTACGTACATGGCCTTTTTAGTCCGCACGTAACCCGTATTCCCGGTTAAGTATTGGCTAGTCGCCGCGTGGGCCGTGACCCCACTAGCGCCGATTGCGGCTAACCCCAGCAAAGCGGCGACCCACCATTTTCCCCATTTTTGCATGTAATCTCCTCCTATTCATAGCTAGAGTATACAATATTAAGCTTAAATTCACCTGTCTTTGGCATCGCGCTTCAGTGAGGGGGAATTGGTCATAAAAAAGACCTGAAATTGTTATTCCAGGTCCTCAAAACTAGTTATTATTAAAACCACCTATTAATGATTACAAAATCATCGGCAACCTACAGACTATCTAAGCGCAGGCGGCCAGGATGCCGCCGTAGCGAACAATCAACCTAATGAGCTAAGTATTTCTCCAACCATTCAACGTAGTGTTCCTCACGTTCAATGGCGTGGTCCAAAATTAGGTAATGCCCGTACGCCTGGTCAATTGCCCCTTGATCTGGAAACACCGTGGTCTGTCGCTGACGCAGATGAGCTAGCTGGGCGCGATGCAGTGCCGCCTGTTCCTGCAACATTGGCTGCAGCCGCGGATCATCAACTGTCTTGATAAAGTACAATTTTAAAATAAATTCATCCTTAATGGCTGTCAACTCGGGCGATGGTTCCGTGACCCAGGCGACCAACTTCTCGTGCCCCGCTGGCGTTAATGAATATTGCTTTTTCGCCAGCTTTTCGCCAGTCACCGTATCCTCGTGGGTAATCTCCCCTGCCGCTTCGAGTCGTTTTAGCATGGGATAGATTTGGCTATGCTTGGCCTGCCAAAACTCACCAATTT belongs to Levilactobacillus yonginensis and includes:
- a CDS encoding PadR family transcriptional regulator; the encoded protein is MGQRNRLQYIILGLLNQRPQTGYDLTKAFENEIGEFWQAKHSQIYPMLKRLEAAGEITHEDTVTGEKLAKKQYSLTPAGHEKLVAWVTEPSPELTAIKDEFILKLYFIKTVDDPRLQPMLQEQAALHRAQLAHLRQRQTTVFPDQGAIDQAYGHYLILDHAIEREEHYVEWLEKYLAH